The following coding sequences are from one Geothrix sp. window:
- a CDS encoding aminoacyl-histidine dipeptidase produces the protein MNALLESLEPQTIWSYFLALSKIPRGSKNEAEAAAWVADQAKALGCDVERDEVGNVIIRKRATAGKEGHPTICLQAHVDMVCEKNEGTDHDFTKDPIQVWKDGDLLRAKGTTLGADNGIGVAAALAVLASRDIAHGPIEALITIDEETGLTGANGLQPARLKAKFLLNLDSEEEGFLTIGCAGGVDTIASRKLARTAPPAGSRPYRLKVFGLKGGHSGIDINSGRGNAIRLLAQVLGFLKPEFGLALASIKGGNKRNAIPREASAMIFLDPAREQAFREALAHHEAHWRAALGAFDPGLHLALEAGDPAHPMSGTDADALIHLLLALPHGVEAMSPDIKGLVQTSTNLGVIETREDAVEVNLLTRSSIDASKVALSDRIAATCALAGFDSHTSGGYPGWKPEPEASLVRIVNDANQAVFGKPLEIMAIHAGLECGLIGEKYAGMEMVSFGPSMWDVHTPDEHVSVPSVGNFWKLLVAVLEAV, from the coding sequence GTGAACGCCCTGCTCGAATCCCTCGAACCGCAGACCATCTGGTCCTACTTCCTCGCGCTGTCGAAGATCCCCCGCGGTTCCAAGAACGAGGCCGAGGCAGCCGCGTGGGTGGCTGATCAGGCGAAGGCCCTGGGCTGCGACGTGGAGCGCGACGAGGTCGGCAACGTGATCATCCGCAAGCGGGCCACCGCTGGGAAGGAGGGCCACCCGACCATCTGTCTGCAGGCCCACGTGGACATGGTCTGCGAGAAGAACGAGGGCACGGACCACGACTTCACCAAGGATCCCATCCAGGTGTGGAAGGACGGCGACCTGCTCCGCGCCAAGGGCACGACCCTGGGCGCCGACAACGGCATCGGCGTGGCCGCCGCCCTGGCGGTGCTGGCCAGCCGGGACATCGCCCATGGCCCCATCGAGGCGCTGATCACCATCGACGAGGAGACCGGCCTCACCGGCGCCAACGGCCTGCAGCCCGCCCGCCTGAAGGCCAAGTTCCTCCTCAACCTCGACAGCGAGGAAGAGGGGTTCCTGACCATCGGCTGCGCCGGCGGCGTCGACACCATCGCGTCGCGGAAGCTGGCCCGCACGGCCCCCCCCGCGGGCAGCCGCCCCTACCGCCTGAAGGTGTTCGGCCTCAAGGGCGGGCACTCCGGCATCGACATCAACAGTGGCCGCGGCAACGCCATCCGCCTGCTGGCGCAGGTCCTCGGCTTCCTGAAGCCCGAGTTCGGGCTCGCCCTCGCCTCCATCAAGGGCGGCAACAAGCGCAACGCCATCCCCCGGGAAGCCTCGGCCATGATCTTCCTGGATCCCGCCAGGGAACAGGCCTTCCGCGAGGCCCTCGCCCACCACGAGGCCCACTGGCGCGCCGCCCTCGGCGCCTTCGACCCGGGTCTGCACCTGGCCCTCGAAGCCGGCGACCCCGCGCACCCCATGTCCGGCACCGATGCCGACGCCCTCATCCATCTGCTGCTGGCCCTGCCCCACGGCGTCGAGGCCATGAGCCCCGACATCAAGGGACTGGTCCAGACGTCCACCAACCTCGGCGTCATCGAGACCCGCGAGGATGCGGTGGAGGTGAACCTGCTCACCCGCAGCTCCATCGACGCCTCCAAGGTGGCCCTGTCCGATCGGATCGCCGCCACCTGCGCCCTGGCCGGGTTCGACTCCCACACCTCCGGCGGCTACCCCGGCTGGAAGCCCGAGCCCGAAGCCTCCCTGGTCCGCATCGTCAACGACGCCAACCAGGCCGTCTTCGGCAAGCCCCTGGAGATCATGGCCATCCACGCCGGCCTGGAGTGCGGCCTCATCGGCGAGAAATACGCCGGCATGGAGATGGTCTCCTTCGGCCCCAGCATGTGGGACGTCCACACCCCCGACGAGCACGTGAGCGTGCCCTCCGTGGGCAACTTCTGGAAGCTGCTGGTGGCCGTCCTGGAGGCCGTGTAG
- a CDS encoding guanosine monophosphate reductase, which yields MSETAITFDDVLLIPAYNHHESRRVVDIGMTDKSGKLKLGLPILTANMDTVTEDAMANFVGERGGIGVLHRFVSVEENVAMFKRCRYPAFVSVGTAEAELERIEALRDAGADYLCVDVAHGHAKYVGKMVKRIRQMAPNACIMAGNVATYAGADYLASVHADIIKVGIGPGSVCTTRIKTGFGVPQLSAIQECARADRSIVADGGIRTPGDIVKALAFGADFVMIGGMLAGTRPTPGEPILDAKGNPSHKVYRGMASKEVADDHLGGLTGWKTAEGVATKVPYREDEDEILADIVGGLRSGLTYAGANTIRELQRKLNYVMVSPAGRVESLPHKTLG from the coding sequence ATGTCCGAGACCGCCATCACCTTCGACGACGTCCTCCTGATCCCGGCCTACAACCACCATGAGTCCCGCCGGGTCGTGGACATCGGCATGACCGACAAGTCCGGCAAGCTCAAGCTGGGCCTCCCGATCCTGACCGCCAACATGGACACGGTGACCGAGGACGCCATGGCCAACTTCGTGGGCGAGCGGGGCGGCATCGGCGTGCTGCACCGCTTCGTATCCGTCGAGGAGAACGTGGCGATGTTCAAGCGCTGCCGCTACCCGGCCTTCGTGTCGGTGGGCACGGCCGAGGCCGAGCTGGAGCGCATCGAGGCTCTGCGGGACGCGGGCGCCGACTACCTCTGCGTGGACGTGGCCCACGGCCACGCGAAGTACGTGGGCAAGATGGTGAAGCGCATCCGCCAGATGGCGCCCAACGCCTGCATCATGGCGGGCAACGTGGCCACCTACGCTGGCGCCGACTACCTGGCCTCGGTGCACGCCGACATCATCAAGGTGGGCATCGGTCCGGGCAGCGTCTGCACCACGCGCATCAAGACCGGCTTCGGCGTGCCCCAGCTCAGCGCCATTCAGGAATGCGCCCGGGCCGACCGGTCCATCGTGGCCGATGGCGGCATCCGCACGCCCGGGGACATCGTGAAGGCCCTGGCCTTCGGCGCGGACTTCGTGATGATCGGCGGCATGCTCGCCGGCACCCGACCCACGCCCGGTGAGCCCATCCTGGACGCGAAGGGCAACCCCTCCCACAAGGTCTACCGGGGCATGGCCAGCAAGGAGGTGGCCGACGACCACCTGGGCGGCCTCACGGGCTGGAAGACCGCCGAGGGCGTGGCCACCAAGGTCCCCTACCGGGAGGACGAGGACGAGATCCTCGCCGACATCGTCGGCGGGCTGCGGTCGGGGCTCACCTATGCCGGTGCGAACACCATCCGGGAACTCCAGCGCAAGCTGAACTACGTGATGGTCTCCCCCGCGGGGCGGGTCGAGAGCCTGCCGCATAAGACCCTGGGCTGA
- a CDS encoding sulfite exporter TauE/SafE family protein, giving the protein MPPVIVDGMSILPIITVMAAAFTAGAINSIAGGGTLVSFPALLGIGLTGQQANVTSTLALWPGSIGGFWGHREDLAGIRAFAMRLMPPSLIGGALGAWLMLVTPQKVFDQLVPWLILAATVLLAANDPVSKLLKRIHGHERTPGWWIAAICFQFIVGIYGGYFGAGIGILMLAALSLLGLTDIHQMNGLKNLLALCINGIAIFAFMAMEFLRHPGNAKWMLVLPMAVAAGLGGLFGSHMAHRVGRTTVRGGVVVIGFILSAWYFYKTYAA; this is encoded by the coding sequence GTGCCTCCTGTCATCGTGGATGGCATGAGCATCCTGCCGATCATCACCGTCATGGCCGCGGCCTTCACCGCCGGGGCGATCAACTCCATCGCGGGGGGCGGCACGCTGGTGTCATTCCCCGCGCTGCTGGGCATCGGCCTCACGGGCCAGCAGGCCAACGTCACCAGCACCCTCGCGCTATGGCCCGGCTCCATCGGCGGCTTCTGGGGCCACCGGGAGGACCTCGCCGGCATCCGGGCCTTCGCCATGCGCCTGATGCCGCCCTCGCTCATCGGCGGGGCGCTGGGCGCCTGGCTCATGCTGGTCACGCCGCAGAAGGTCTTCGACCAGCTGGTGCCCTGGCTGATCCTGGCCGCCACGGTGCTCCTGGCGGCCAACGATCCCGTCAGCAAGCTGCTGAAGCGGATCCACGGTCACGAGCGGACGCCGGGCTGGTGGATCGCCGCCATCTGCTTCCAGTTCATCGTCGGGATCTATGGCGGCTATTTCGGCGCGGGCATCGGCATCCTCATGCTGGCGGCCCTGAGCCTGCTGGGGCTGACCGACATCCACCAGATGAACGGCCTGAAGAACCTGCTGGCTCTCTGCATCAACGGCATCGCCATCTTCGCCTTCATGGCCATGGAATTCCTGCGGCATCCCGGCAACGCGAAGTGGATGCTGGTGCTGCCCATGGCCGTCGCGGCGGGCCTGGGCGGGCTCTTCGGTTCCCACATGGCCCACCGCGTGGGCCGCACCACCGTGCGGGGCGGGGTGGTCGTCATCGGGTTCATCCTGTCGGCCTGGTACTTCTACAAGACCTACGCCGCCTGA
- a CDS encoding ABC transporter substrate-binding protein translates to MKHGVLTSLVAFGLVLQAQTPLKIGVINCATGTQAPIGEYMSNGYKLALEDLQKKGIKVELVIEDDTGKPQVSMSAMEKLVTRDRVVGVVGPYSSACANAVSKLAEKYKVSLLVPVASKEDITRQNQKYVYRLSATTEDYASILISMAQKLGQPKTMAILNENTDFGTSGAKSAKAYAAQVGIQVVMEEAYASGSPDYRSTLAKIKGVKPDLVFMVSYVADGILLMRQAREVGLTPQAFLGAGAGFASSEFAREQAISNNVFSSTQWTTDVNWPGAKDFGKRYKAKFGKDEVPYHAANAYASMMVMAESAAKAGGDREKLRAILNDGKWNGIMGAVQFVDYNGYTNQNKHQMLVEQIQNGKHETVWPPEYASKKPVFPFKWK, encoded by the coding sequence ATGAAGCACGGAGTCCTCACTTCCCTGGTGGCGTTCGGGCTGGTCCTCCAGGCCCAGACACCGCTGAAGATCGGCGTCATCAACTGCGCCACGGGCACCCAGGCGCCCATCGGCGAGTACATGAGCAACGGCTACAAGCTGGCCCTGGAGGATCTCCAGAAAAAGGGCATCAAGGTGGAGCTGGTGATCGAGGACGACACCGGCAAGCCCCAGGTCTCGATGTCGGCCATGGAGAAGCTGGTCACCCGGGACCGCGTGGTGGGGGTGGTGGGCCCGTACAGCTCCGCCTGCGCCAATGCCGTGTCCAAGCTGGCGGAGAAGTACAAAGTATCCCTGCTGGTGCCGGTGGCCTCCAAGGAGGACATCACCCGGCAGAACCAGAAGTACGTCTACCGCCTCAGCGCCACGACCGAGGACTACGCGTCCATCCTCATCTCCATGGCCCAGAAGCTGGGCCAGCCCAAGACCATGGCGATCCTGAACGAGAACACGGATTTCGGCACCTCCGGCGCGAAATCGGCCAAGGCCTATGCGGCCCAGGTGGGCATCCAGGTGGTGATGGAGGAGGCCTACGCCTCGGGTTCCCCCGACTACCGCTCGACCCTGGCCAAGATCAAGGGCGTGAAGCCGGATCTCGTCTTCATGGTGTCCTACGTGGCCGACGGCATCCTGCTCATGCGGCAGGCCCGGGAAGTGGGGCTGACGCCCCAGGCCTTCCTGGGCGCCGGTGCGGGCTTCGCCTCCTCGGAATTCGCCCGGGAGCAGGCCATCTCCAACAACGTGTTCTCCAGCACCCAGTGGACGACGGACGTGAACTGGCCCGGCGCCAAGGACTTCGGCAAGCGCTACAAGGCCAAGTTCGGCAAGGACGAGGTGCCCTACCACGCCGCCAACGCCTACGCGTCCATGATGGTGATGGCCGAGAGCGCCGCGAAGGCGGGCGGGGACCGCGAGAAGTTGCGGGCCATCCTGAACGACGGCAAGTGGAACGGCATCATGGGTGCGGTCCAGTTTGTGGACTACAACGGCTACACGAACCAGAACAAGCACCAGATGCTGGTGGAGCAGATCCAGAACGGCAAGCACGAAACCGTGTGGCCACCGGAGTACGCTTCGAAAAAGCCGGTCTTCCCCTTCAAGTGGAAGTAA
- a CDS encoding YncE family protein encodes MRVFLAPILSLGLLAAPPEAGFHTVKSLPVAGSGGWDYVTLDSSAKRIYVPRSDRVMVLDLDGKSAGEIPGTDGVHGVALAPALDRGFTSNGRSNTITIFKLSTLEVLSQVKATGEGPDAILFDPFSNRVFSFNGRGKNATVFDARNGAVVGTIPFGHKPEFAATDNQGRVFVNLEDSAEVAVIDATKLTIEKRWSLAPIEDPTGMAIDLKHHRLFIVGGNKLMAVVDTGSGKVVATPAIGAGADAAAYDAELGLAFSSNGEGTLTVIRQEGPDKYAPLAVVPTRKSARTMALDEKTHRIYLPAADFSAAPAPTPETPRPRPAMVPNSFQILVVGR; translated from the coding sequence ATGCGCGTTTTCCTGGCCCCGATCCTGTCCCTTGGCCTGTTGGCGGCCCCGCCGGAAGCGGGCTTCCATACCGTGAAGTCCCTGCCTGTGGCGGGATCTGGCGGCTGGGACTACGTCACCCTCGACAGCTCCGCCAAGCGCATCTATGTGCCCAGGTCCGACCGGGTGATGGTGCTGGATCTGGATGGCAAATCCGCCGGTGAAATCCCCGGCACGGATGGCGTGCACGGCGTGGCGCTGGCACCGGCCCTGGATCGCGGCTTCACCAGCAACGGCCGCAGCAACACCATCACCATCTTCAAGCTCTCGACCCTCGAAGTGCTCAGCCAGGTCAAGGCCACCGGCGAGGGGCCCGACGCCATCCTCTTCGATCCCTTCTCCAACCGGGTGTTCAGCTTCAACGGGCGGGGCAAGAACGCCACCGTGTTCGATGCCCGCAATGGCGCCGTGGTGGGCACCATCCCCTTCGGCCACAAGCCCGAGTTCGCCGCCACGGACAACCAGGGCCGAGTGTTCGTGAACCTGGAGGATTCAGCAGAAGTGGCCGTCATCGACGCCACGAAACTCACCATAGAAAAGCGCTGGTCCCTGGCGCCCATCGAGGATCCCACGGGCATGGCCATCGACTTGAAGCACCACCGGCTCTTCATCGTCGGCGGCAACAAGCTCATGGCGGTGGTGGACACCGGGTCCGGGAAAGTCGTGGCCACGCCGGCGATCGGAGCCGGTGCGGATGCGGCCGCTTACGACGCCGAGCTGGGGCTGGCCTTCAGTTCCAACGGGGAAGGCACCCTCACCGTCATCCGCCAGGAAGGCCCGGACAAGTACGCACCATTGGCCGTGGTCCCCACCAGGAAGAGCGCCAGGACCATGGCTCTGGACGAGAAGACGCACCGGATCTACCTCCCGGCGGCCGACTTCAGTGCGGCGCCGGCGCCAACCCCGGAAACGCCCAGGCCGCGCCCCGCCATGGTGCCGAACAGCTTCCAGATTCTGGTGGTGGGACGCTAG
- the asd gene encoding archaetidylserine decarboxylase (Phosphatidylserine decarboxylase is synthesized as a single chain precursor. Generation of the pyruvoyl active site from a Ser is coupled to cleavage of a Gly-Ser bond between the larger (beta) and smaller (alpha chains). It is an integral membrane protein.) codes for MQLSWPSPARLALVLALLWVVYVMLWTPGPFSLRALGLYPKKLGSQVVGWAATRALPRGWRTPLLGRFAGHYGINLAEAEFPLEEYASLQALFTRRLKPGLRPQEAVIPGFVNSPVDGRIIASGRIEAGLAIQAKGLPYRITELLKHDPEAARFEGGHFLTLYLSPKDYHRIHVPLEGRVEAVSRVEGELWPVNDASTGHVPRLYERNRRAGWTALGTGACEGLEVAAILVGATHVGGVVIDARWLEGRALPKDGGWKVNHLPCAPGDDLGTFEFGSTVVLLVGGPRAANWVAVRTSGDVKMGQRLGAYR; via the coding sequence ATGCAACTGTCCTGGCCTTCGCCCGCGCGACTTGCGCTCGTCCTAGCCCTGCTTTGGGTGGTCTACGTGATGCTGTGGACGCCGGGGCCCTTTTCCCTGCGGGCCCTAGGCCTCTACCCGAAGAAGCTGGGCTCCCAGGTCGTGGGCTGGGCCGCCACCCGCGCCCTTCCCAGAGGGTGGCGGACGCCCCTGCTGGGGCGCTTCGCAGGCCACTACGGCATCAACCTGGCCGAGGCGGAGTTCCCCCTGGAGGAGTACGCCAGCCTCCAGGCCCTGTTCACCCGGCGCCTGAAGCCCGGCCTCAGGCCCCAGGAAGCGGTGATCCCGGGCTTCGTGAACAGTCCCGTGGACGGCCGCATCATTGCCAGCGGCCGCATCGAGGCCGGCCTGGCCATCCAGGCCAAGGGCCTGCCGTACCGCATCACCGAGCTGCTCAAGCACGATCCAGAAGCCGCCCGCTTCGAAGGCGGGCACTTCCTCACCCTCTACCTGTCGCCCAAGGACTACCACCGCATCCACGTGCCGCTGGAAGGCCGGGTCGAGGCCGTCAGCCGCGTCGAGGGGGAGCTCTGGCCCGTGAACGACGCCAGCACCGGCCACGTCCCCCGCCTCTACGAGCGGAACCGCCGGGCCGGCTGGACGGCCCTCGGCACGGGCGCCTGCGAAGGCCTGGAGGTCGCCGCGATCCTGGTGGGCGCCACGCACGTGGGGGGAGTGGTCATCGACGCCCGCTGGCTCGAGGGGCGCGCCCTGCCGAAGGATGGGGGCTGGAAGGTGAACCACCTGCCCTGCGCGCCGGGCGACGACCTCGGCACCTTCGAGTTCGGCTCGACCGTGGTGCTGCTGGTGGGCGGTCCCAGGGCCGCGAACTGGGTGGCGGTCCGCACCTCGGGGGATGTGAAGATGGGTCAGCGGCTGGGGGCGTACCGGTGA
- the scpB gene encoding SMC-Scp complex subunit ScpB, with product MNDVDIFHQDPLWDEGGDLPGALEALFTAAGEVLDLARLRELTGLADGALQQGIEKLQERLQGASGLRLLEVGGGWRMATSPVYREMVSRLVTTTRSGRLTPAQIEALAIIAYRQPVTITELNAIRGVTSSANQVKSLMERQLITPAGRKPVVGRPMTYATTQAFLLHFGLKSLHDLPRLEDFGEGRLEAEALAALEPPLPEDGLFGEGAMITDLEPEPGQGLMEEPESSASDGDLPA from the coding sequence GTGAACGACGTCGACATTTTTCATCAGGATCCCCTCTGGGACGAAGGCGGCGACCTGCCCGGCGCGCTGGAGGCCCTCTTCACCGCCGCCGGCGAGGTGCTGGATCTGGCACGCCTCCGCGAGCTGACCGGACTGGCCGATGGCGCCCTGCAGCAGGGCATCGAGAAGCTGCAGGAACGGCTCCAGGGCGCCTCCGGCCTGCGCCTGCTCGAAGTGGGCGGCGGCTGGCGCATGGCCACCAGCCCCGTCTACCGGGAAATGGTCTCGCGGCTGGTGACCACCACCCGCAGCGGCCGGCTCACGCCCGCGCAGATCGAGGCCCTGGCCATCATCGCCTACCGCCAGCCCGTCACCATCACCGAGCTGAACGCCATCCGCGGCGTCACCAGCAGCGCCAATCAGGTGAAGAGCCTCATGGAGCGCCAGCTCATCACCCCCGCGGGCCGCAAGCCCGTCGTGGGCCGCCCCATGACCTACGCCACCACCCAGGCCTTCCTCCTGCACTTCGGCCTCAAGAGCCTCCACGACCTGCCCCGCCTCGAGGACTTCGGCGAGGGCCGCCTCGAGGCCGAGGCCCTGGCGGCTCTCGAACCGCCCCTGCCCGAGGACGGCCTGTTCGGCGAAGGCGCCATGATCACCGACCTGGAACCAGAACCCGGCCAGGGACTGATGGAGGAGCCTGAGTCGAGCGCTTCCGACGGAGACTTGCCGGCATGA
- a CDS encoding protein kinase domain-containing protein, with amino-acid sequence MSNPLLLIVDGESLRTPGLVTAMEGDGWEVRWVQSAEAQAFLQQARDPDLLLLEASTPGGAGYALAQRLQERRPGLPVLVLSGTSAPGSIPQGQAVAVQAYLERTQPGDALAQALRKYRPEEPKLSRDDIFGDLLQDLERGAVPAPADPFTLFRQAQVPAPPPPPQAPLSAEDIFGPVLQEVEALSISTPERAGLPTPSVTVAPVRMAEARFPAPVAQAEALGPSDFTLSGISGVHDPFDWVVAQVPQTGESLPSSLARPEVPAAPAAIEEYGNYFLLEKIAVGGMAELFKAQQRGVQGFQKIVAIKRILPHFSDNEDFVTMFIDEAKLAAQLTHPNIVQIFDLGKAGSSYYIAMEYVNGRDLRTLLRKVREYGTPFPEQVAAFVVMKVAAALDYAHRKRGFDDRELKLVHRDISPQNVILSTEGAVKLVDFGIAKAASKASHTVAGALKGKLLYMSPEQATGQPLDNRSDLYSLGLVLFELLTGERCFQADSELGVLEKVRLGRISDLATLNPNVSREMAAIVSRALQKGVDHRYPSARFMERDLREYLQRQGTPITEHDVAEYMNALLKGSREHLETLVSARFPTPSSLTSGTHRVLSERTSVETASHHHGSMSGLETSAESPRPQAPAMTPPPRPRWLLPVILTLAVILVIMLIMAGWS; translated from the coding sequence ATGTCGAATCCCCTGCTTCTGATCGTGGACGGCGAGTCCCTCAGGACGCCGGGACTGGTCACGGCCATGGAGGGGGACGGCTGGGAGGTCCGCTGGGTCCAGTCGGCGGAGGCCCAGGCCTTCCTGCAGCAGGCCCGGGATCCGGACCTGCTCCTGCTGGAGGCGTCCACCCCGGGCGGGGCCGGGTATGCCCTCGCCCAGCGGCTCCAGGAGCGGCGACCCGGACTGCCGGTGCTGGTGCTCTCGGGGACCTCCGCCCCGGGCTCCATTCCACAGGGCCAGGCGGTGGCGGTCCAGGCGTATCTGGAGCGCACCCAGCCCGGAGATGCCCTCGCCCAGGCCCTGCGGAAGTACCGCCCGGAGGAGCCGAAGCTCAGCCGGGACGACATCTTCGGGGACCTGTTGCAGGACCTGGAGCGGGGGGCGGTCCCGGCTCCGGCCGATCCCTTCACCCTGTTCCGGCAGGCCCAGGTTCCGGCGCCACCTCCGCCTCCCCAGGCGCCCTTGAGCGCGGAGGACATCTTCGGTCCTGTCCTCCAGGAGGTAGAGGCCCTGTCCATATCCACTCCGGAACGTGCGGGCCTTCCCACGCCCTCGGTCACGGTGGCCCCGGTCCGGATGGCCGAGGCTAGATTCCCGGCTCCGGTCGCCCAGGCGGAGGCCCTGGGCCCTTCCGATTTCACCCTCAGTGGCATCTCCGGCGTCCATGACCCCTTCGACTGGGTGGTCGCCCAGGTGCCACAGACCGGCGAATCCCTCCCCTCGTCGCTGGCTCGGCCCGAGGTTCCGGCCGCACCCGCCGCCATCGAGGAGTACGGAAACTACTTCCTGCTGGAGAAGATCGCCGTGGGCGGCATGGCCGAGCTGTTCAAGGCCCAGCAGCGGGGCGTGCAGGGCTTCCAGAAGATCGTGGCCATCAAGCGCATCCTGCCGCACTTCAGCGACAACGAGGACTTCGTCACGATGTTCATCGACGAGGCCAAGCTGGCGGCCCAGCTCACCCACCCGAACATCGTGCAGATCTTCGACCTGGGAAAGGCCGGCAGTTCGTACTACATCGCCATGGAGTACGTGAACGGCCGCGACCTGCGCACCCTGCTGAGGAAGGTGCGCGAGTACGGAACCCCCTTCCCGGAACAGGTGGCTGCCTTCGTGGTGATGAAGGTGGCGGCGGCCCTGGATTACGCCCACCGCAAGCGGGGCTTCGACGACCGCGAGCTGAAGCTGGTCCACCGGGACATCAGCCCCCAGAACGTGATCCTGTCCACCGAAGGCGCCGTGAAGCTGGTGGACTTCGGCATTGCCAAGGCCGCCAGCAAGGCCAGCCACACGGTGGCCGGCGCGCTCAAGGGGAAGCTGCTGTACATGAGCCCCGAGCAGGCCACGGGTCAGCCCCTGGACAACCGATCGGACCTGTATTCGCTGGGCCTCGTGCTCTTCGAGCTGCTCACCGGCGAGCGCTGCTTCCAGGCCGACTCGGAGCTGGGCGTCCTGGAGAAGGTGCGCCTCGGCCGCATCTCCGACCTGGCGACCCTGAATCCGAACGTGTCCCGGGAGATGGCCGCCATCGTCAGCCGGGCGCTCCAGAAGGGCGTGGATCACCGCTATCCCTCGGCCCGGTTCATGGAACGCGACCTGCGGGAGTACCTCCAGCGCCAGGGCACCCCCATCACCGAACATGACGTCGCCGAGTACATGAACGCCCTGCTGAAGGGCTCCCGGGAACACCTGGAGACCCTCGTCTCGGCCCGCTTCCCCACGCCGAGCAGCCTCACCAGCGGCACCCACCGCGTGCTGAGCGAGCGGACCAGCGTGGAGACCGCCTCTCATCACCATGGATCCATGTCCGGGCTTGAGACTTCGGCGGAAAGTCCACGACCCCAGGCGCCAGCCATGACGCCGCCCCCCCGCCCCCGCTGGCTGCTGCCGGTGATCCTGACCCTGGCTGTGATCCTGGTCATCATGCTGATCATGGCCGGCTGGTCCTGA
- the rpsU gene encoding 30S ribosomal protein S21 — MPLVKVKEDETFEFALRRFKRKCEKSGILSELKKRQHYEKPSAKRKRKMLAARKKTLKRLSQERRMIG, encoded by the coding sequence ATGCCTTTGGTCAAGGTCAAAGAAGACGAAACCTTCGAGTTCGCCCTTCGCCGCTTCAAGCGGAAGTGCGAGAAGTCCGGCATCCTCAGCGAGCTGAAGAAGCGCCAGCACTACGAGAAGCCCAGCGCCAAGCGCAAGCGGAAGATGCTTGCCGCCCGTAAGAAGACCCTGAAGCGCCTCTCGCAAGAACGGCGAATGATCGGTTGA